The following proteins come from a genomic window of Nitrospirota bacterium:
- the prsR gene encoding PEP-CTERM-box response regulator transcription factor — protein MEDLLIIDDNEDVRKQLRWGLEKEYTIHLAQDRQEALSLFEKLRTQVVLLDLGLPPHEEGAEEGFACLEGILRHEPATKVIVVTGRNEREHALRAIQLGAYDFYQKPIDLKELKIIVSRAMYLRNLEREVKELQRSSGQGASGFSGMIGLCPAMEKIFATIRKIASSDVPVLIIGESGTGKELVARAIHSLGARKEGKFVAINCGAIPENLLESELFGFEKGAFTGAHARTSGKVEYAHDGTLFLDEVGEMPLNLQVKLLRFLQDKTIQRVGGREDIPVNARIVAATNIDIARAIREEKFREDLYYRLGVVMLNLPPLRERGDDVVALATMFLNKFSEAAHKKITGFSAASLELLKSYTWPGNVRELENRVQRAVLFAESSKIELYDFGFSDLPQIQTKERMTLKEAKDKVERDMTVSAIEKHNGNVTKISDELGVSRTTLYDIMKKHGIT, from the coding sequence ATGGAAGACCTTCTGATCATCGATGACAACGAAGATGTCCGCAAGCAGCTCCGGTGGGGGCTCGAGAAGGAATACACGATCCATCTCGCCCAGGACCGGCAGGAAGCGCTCAGCCTCTTCGAAAAGCTGAGGACGCAGGTGGTCCTGCTCGACCTCGGCCTGCCTCCGCACGAGGAGGGGGCCGAAGAGGGGTTCGCCTGCCTCGAAGGCATACTCCGGCACGAACCTGCCACAAAGGTTATCGTGGTTACGGGGCGAAACGAGCGTGAACACGCGCTCCGCGCCATTCAGCTCGGCGCGTATGATTTCTACCAGAAGCCTATCGATCTCAAGGAGCTGAAGATTATCGTCTCGAGGGCCATGTATCTGCGCAACCTCGAACGGGAAGTGAAAGAGCTGCAGCGATCATCCGGCCAGGGCGCCAGCGGCTTCAGCGGCATGATAGGGCTCTGCCCTGCCATGGAGAAGATCTTCGCAACGATCAGGAAGATCGCCTCATCCGACGTCCCGGTCCTGATCATCGGCGAAAGCGGCACGGGGAAAGAGCTGGTTGCACGGGCGATACACTCGCTCGGCGCCAGGAAAGAAGGGAAATTCGTAGCGATCAATTGCGGCGCCATCCCGGAGAACCTCCTCGAATCGGAGCTCTTCGGCTTCGAGAAGGGCGCGTTCACCGGCGCCCACGCGAGGACGAGCGGGAAAGTGGAGTACGCCCACGACGGCACGCTCTTCCTCGACGAGGTCGGCGAGATGCCGCTCAATCTCCAGGTGAAGCTGCTGCGGTTCCTGCAGGACAAGACCATCCAGAGGGTCGGCGGAAGAGAGGATATCCCGGTTAACGCGAGGATCGTGGCGGCGACCAATATCGATATCGCCAGGGCAATCAGAGAGGAAAAGTTCAGGGAGGACCTCTACTACCGTCTCGGCGTGGTGATGCTCAATCTCCCGCCTCTGCGGGAGAGGGGAGATGATGTGGTCGCCCTGGCCACCATGTTCCTGAACAAGTTCAGCGAGGCCGCGCATAAGAAGATCACCGGCTTCAGCGCCGCTTCACTGGAGCTCCTGAAATCGTACACCTGGCCCGGGAATGTGAGAGAGCTCGAGAACAGAGTGCAGCGCGCCGTGCTCTTCGCGGAATCTTCGAAGATCGAGCTATACGATTTCGGGTTCAGCGACCTTCCGCAAATCCAGACAAAGGAGCGGATGACGCTGAAAGAGGCCAAGGACAAGGTGGAAAGGGACATGACCGTGTCCGCTATCGAAAAGCATAACGGCAATGTCACCAAGATATCGGATGAGCTGGGAGTGAGCAGGACGACGCTGTACGACATAATGAAGAAGCACGGGATAACATAA
- a CDS encoding PEP-CTERM sorting domain-containing protein — MARITTFLILFLAVCFAFPLPSGAYTITFETLTEGDFVTTQYSGLGVTFSNASVLTAGSLLNELEFPPHSGDNVVVDEGGSMTLLFSAPVLSVSGYFTYLVPLTLTAYDSMNNDITTVLSLFSSNMAQSGETGSFPNELLTVSFAGGISRLVIAGDPSGTSFTLDDLTATTPVTAVPEPGTLLLVAAGVAGIAAYGIRRRC; from the coding sequence ATGGCACGCATAACCACATTCCTCATTTTATTTCTTGCTGTTTGCTTTGCCTTTCCCCTTCCTTCCGGGGCCTACACCATTACCTTTGAAACCCTGACCGAGGGGGATTTCGTCACCACCCAGTACAGCGGTCTGGGCGTCACCTTTTCCAATGCCTCGGTACTTACCGCCGGCAGCTTACTGAATGAATTAGAGTTCCCCCCCCATTCAGGGGACAATGTCGTCGTTGATGAGGGCGGTTCTATGACCCTTCTTTTCAGCGCACCGGTATTGAGCGTCAGCGGGTACTTCACCTATCTTGTGCCCCTGACCCTGACGGCCTATGACAGTATGAACAACGACATAACCACTGTCTTGTCACTCTTTTCCAGCAATATGGCCCAGTCAGGAGAAACCGGCAGTTTTCCCAACGAGCTGCTCACCGTTTCCTTTGCAGGGGGTATCTCCCGGCTGGTGATCGCCGGAGATCCTTCAGGAACGTCCTTCACCCTGGATGACCTGACGGCTACTACCCCGGTGACGGCAGTGCCCGAGCCGGGCACCCTGCTTCTCGTAGCAGCGGGCGTGGCAGGGATAGCGGCCTACGGAATCAGGCGGCGCTGTTAG
- a CDS encoding PKD domain-containing protein yields the protein MRFTKTAFLLLFCIFFALAPLHAGAAPSAAAPAASPSTVIAGQETTVTVTSAITSDPGYPVIATGVYLQRVDATGRILWSMTMRDDGLGGDATAGDGIFTRQLSINESAPVDMLLRVSAPFTKILKRVLSPVTVLRVVANSAPVANAGPDQTVFVGSTITLNGSGSSDADGNPLTYSWLILSAPTGSAAALSDPAAVNPTFVADKFGDYIVQLIVNDGTVNSASDTVTVSTLNSAPVANAGPDQTAFAGDTVTLNGGGSTDVDGDLLTYSWSLTSHPAGSTATLSDTTAVSPTFTVDRSGSYTIQLIVNDGTVNSAADTVTISTQNSAPVANAGPDQTVFAGMVTLDGSGSADADGDPLMYNWSLTTKPAGSAAALANPTTVSPTFIADKVGTYVAQLIVNDGMVDSAADTVTIDTQNSAPVANAGPDQTTVLVGDTVTLNGGGSTDADSDPLAFFWSFLSLPAGSTATLSDTTAVSPTLTVDRSGVYIVQLIVNDGTVNSAPDTVTISTQNSAPVAVNDSYDVLEDSTLNIGSPGVLGNDTDADGNTLTASLVSASSGPLALNANGSFSYTPPANFNGSDSFIYKNNDGTTDSNTATVAITVQPVNDAPTLDPISDLTINQNAGLQTVNLTGIGTGAANELQTLTITATSNNTALIPNPTITYTSPNTTGSLGFTPASGQSGTATVTVTVQDNGGTLNGGVDTFIRTFTVTVNPPAIPTVAITASDQNAAEASSDPGTFTVTRTGATTNPLTVSYTVSGTATNTDDYAALSGSITIPAGQSSAAITIAPVDDTQIEGAETVILTLAADAAYVIGALSSATVTIADNDVLSTMTLSLVGTPLVGLNQSATLRVTLAQPAPAGGVTVTVTSDNTGLLTVTPPGMVTIAEGSTTGNLTVNGAALGTVTVRGNATGFSEATLSVTVSNNVISIGNVEIGPGAAGSVPVTLSQAAPPGGLVVTLTSSNPSILSFASPTVTIPAGALVASPNPVVNAGTTLGTVALTASGPGYVTGAGTGKVSLTATLTPATLNLVTGRSELMTVSISQPALAGGVTINLAASDPTKVSVPAQVTIPQGNTSIQFSVSGLAAGNGIIVTASGALTSTTTATVNVAPAPGITYVYPNYQMAKDTQDDGFYVQLGAPAPAGGVTVTLTSSDP from the coding sequence ATGCGTTTTACCAAGACGGCTTTTCTGCTGCTGTTCTGCATATTTTTCGCACTAGCCCCCCTGCATGCCGGGGCAGCGCCTTCGGCGGCCGCTCCCGCCGCTTCACCGTCTACCGTTATCGCCGGCCAGGAAACGACTGTTACGGTCACCAGCGCTATTACGAGCGACCCGGGCTACCCGGTCATCGCTACCGGCGTCTATCTCCAGCGCGTTGATGCAACAGGGAGAATCCTCTGGAGCATGACCATGAGGGACGACGGGCTGGGAGGCGATGCCACTGCGGGTGACGGCATCTTCACCCGGCAGCTCAGTATCAATGAGTCTGCACCCGTGGACATGCTATTGCGGGTGAGCGCTCCCTTCACCAAGATACTCAAGAGGGTGCTTTCTCCCGTAACCGTTTTACGGGTGGTGGCGAACTCTGCGCCGGTAGCGAATGCAGGTCCTGATCAGACCGTTTTTGTGGGCAGTACGATCACCTTGAATGGAAGCGGATCCAGTGATGCCGACGGCAATCCTCTGACCTACAGCTGGCTCATACTCTCGGCGCCGACGGGAAGCGCCGCCGCTCTTTCCGACCCGGCTGCCGTAAATCCGACCTTTGTCGCAGACAAGTTCGGTGACTATATAGTCCAGCTCATCGTGAACGACGGCACGGTCAATAGCGCGTCCGATACGGTAACAGTAAGCACCCTGAACTCCGCGCCGGTGGCAAACGCGGGCCCTGATCAGACGGCGTTTGCAGGAGATACCGTCACCCTGAACGGCGGCGGCTCTACAGATGTCGACGGCGACCTGCTCACCTATAGCTGGTCTCTTACGTCGCATCCAGCAGGGAGCACGGCGACGCTCTCCGATACGACCGCTGTGAGCCCGACCTTCACCGTCGACAGGTCCGGCTCCTACACAATTCAGCTCATCGTGAACGACGGCACGGTCAATAGCGCAGCCGATACCGTGACCATTAGCACCCAGAACTCCGCGCCGGTGGCAAACGCAGGCCCTGATCAGACCGTATTTGCGGGGATGGTCACGTTGGACGGCAGCGGCTCTGCGGACGCAGACGGCGATCCGCTCATGTATAACTGGTCGCTCACGACAAAGCCGGCAGGCAGCGCGGCCGCGCTCGCCAATCCGACCACAGTGAGCCCCACGTTTATTGCTGACAAAGTAGGCACCTACGTGGCGCAGCTCATCGTGAACGACGGCATGGTTGACAGCGCAGCCGATACCGTGACCATAGATACTCAGAACTCTGCGCCGGTAGCGAATGCGGGCCCTGACCAGACGACAGTGCTCGTAGGAGATACCGTCACCCTGAACGGCGGCGGCTCTACTGACGCGGACAGCGACCCGCTGGCGTTCTTCTGGTCATTCCTTTCGCTGCCAGCAGGGAGCACGGCGACGCTCTCCGATACGACCGCTGTGAGCCCGACCCTCACCGTCGACAGGTCCGGCGTCTATATAGTCCAGCTCATCGTGAACGACGGCACGGTCAATAGCGCGCCCGATACGGTAACCATAAGCACCCAGAACTCCGCGCCGGTCGCTGTCAATGACTCGTACGATGTGCTGGAAGATTCGACGCTGAATATCGGTTCGCCCGGCGTTCTCGGCAACGACACGGACGCTGACGGCAACACCTTGACGGCATCGCTGGTGAGCGCTTCCTCGGGGCCGCTCGCTCTGAATGCCAACGGCTCATTCTCCTATACGCCTCCTGCCAACTTCAACGGCAGCGACAGCTTCATTTACAAAAACAACGACGGGACAACGGACAGCAACACCGCGACGGTTGCGATCACTGTCCAGCCGGTGAACGATGCGCCGACCCTCGACCCGATCTCCGATCTGACAATCAATCAGAACGCAGGGCTCCAGACGGTCAATCTCACCGGCATCGGGACGGGCGCGGCAAACGAGCTGCAGACACTTACTATTACGGCAACGTCGAACAATACGGCGCTGATCCCGAACCCCACGATCACCTACACCAGCCCGAATACCACCGGCAGCCTCGGCTTTACGCCGGCCTCGGGCCAGTCGGGCACGGCAACGGTCACGGTGACGGTTCAGGACAACGGCGGCACGCTGAACGGCGGTGTCGATACCTTCATACGCACCTTTACGGTGACGGTCAATCCGCCGGCGATTCCCACGGTGGCGATCACCGCCTCTGACCAGAATGCTGCCGAAGCCTCTTCCGACCCCGGGACCTTCACCGTGACCAGGACCGGCGCGACGACGAATCCGCTCACGGTCAGCTACACGGTCTCCGGGACCGCAACGAACACCGACGACTACGCTGCGCTCTCCGGGAGCATAACGATACCGGCGGGGCAGAGCTCGGCGGCGATCACGATCGCTCCTGTTGACGATACGCAGATCGAGGGTGCCGAGACGGTCATTCTCACGCTCGCCGCCGATGCGGCATATGTCATCGGCGCGCTGTCTTCCGCCACCGTAACCATAGCGGACAACGACGTCCTATCAACCATGACCTTATCGCTGGTCGGTACGCCGCTTGTCGGCCTGAACCAATCGGCGACGCTGCGGGTAACGCTTGCACAACCTGCACCCGCAGGCGGGGTGACGGTGACCGTTACCAGCGATAATACGGGTCTGCTGACCGTAACACCACCAGGCATGGTAACAATCGCTGAAGGCAGTACCACAGGAAATCTGACGGTGAACGGCGCAGCTCTGGGCACCGTCACAGTCCGGGGCAACGCCACCGGGTTTAGCGAGGCGACGCTCAGCGTCACGGTCTCCAACAACGTCATATCCATCGGCAACGTCGAGATCGGGCCGGGCGCTGCGGGGAGCGTGCCCGTGACCCTCTCCCAGGCCGCGCCTCCCGGCGGCCTCGTAGTCACGCTCACGAGCAGCAACCCGTCCATCCTCTCCTTCGCCTCGCCGACCGTCACGATACCGGCGGGCGCCCTCGTCGCCTCCCCCAATCCCGTGGTGAATGCGGGGACGACGCTGGGCACGGTGGCGCTCACTGCCAGTGGTCCCGGTTATGTGACCGGCGCTGGCACCGGCAAGGTTTCGCTCACGGCAACGCTCACGCCGGCTACGCTGAACCTGGTGACCGGGCGGTCGGAGCTGATGACAGTCAGCATCAGCCAGCCGGCGCTGGCAGGGGGGGTGACGATCAATCTGGCTGCCAGCGACCCGACCAAAGTTTCGGTTCCGGCCCAGGTGACGATCCCCCAAGGGAACACATCGATCCAGTTCTCGGTTAGCGGCCTGGCAGCGGGCAATGGCATCATCGTCACCGCCAGCGGCGCGCTGACCAGCACTACCACGGCGACGGTGAACGTCGCGCCAGCGCCGGGCATCACCTATGTCTATCCGAACTATCAGATGGCGAAGGACACGCAGGACGACGGTTTCTACGTGCAACTGGGAGCTCCTGCTCCGGCCGGCGGGGTGACGGTAACCCTCACATCGAGTGATCC